Proteins from a genomic interval of Microbacterium imperiale:
- a CDS encoding sensor histidine kinase, with product MAERMRRGRGIRSWSLRTRITVVATAAVAVVMILGSLAFHAVLAGSIRVATERAAEARAEQIAARVETEGPGVLDDLDDELVELRVGTAVTAASPETEGAPLPPADAGDTARYDGESVLIVREELDDERELVLAVPLEDDAETLGTVALLLAVSTGLVVLLVAAVTWWVVGRALRPVARIRADVDDITGDRLDRRIAEPLSRDEIAALAVTMNRMLDRLDAAATAQRRFVSDASHELRSPLATIRQHGELARAHPEATSLDDLAEVVVAEGVRMQELVDALLLLARLDEHAPQRRTSVDLDDLALAEVSRLRSGGAGASFTLEVDGSGIAAARVTGDPAMLARLVRNLADNAARHARSRVRVSTTVSGDGRWGVLHIDDDGSGVPAGERDRVFERFVRLDEARARDAGGSGLGLAIVRGIAEAGGGSVTVSDSPLGGARFTVTLPAGE from the coding sequence GTGGCTGAACGGATGAGGCGGGGGCGCGGCATCCGGTCGTGGTCGCTCCGCACGCGCATCACGGTCGTCGCCACGGCCGCCGTCGCGGTCGTGATGATCCTGGGCTCGCTCGCCTTCCACGCCGTGCTGGCCGGGAGCATCCGCGTCGCGACCGAACGCGCCGCCGAGGCTCGTGCCGAGCAGATCGCGGCGCGGGTCGAGACGGAGGGTCCGGGTGTGCTCGATGACCTCGACGACGAGCTGGTCGAGCTGCGCGTCGGAACCGCCGTGACCGCCGCGTCGCCCGAGACCGAGGGGGCACCGCTGCCGCCCGCGGACGCCGGCGACACCGCCCGCTACGACGGCGAGTCCGTGCTGATCGTGCGCGAGGAGCTCGACGACGAGCGGGAGCTCGTGCTCGCGGTGCCCCTCGAGGACGACGCCGAGACCCTCGGCACCGTCGCCCTCCTGCTCGCCGTGTCGACCGGCCTCGTCGTGCTGCTGGTCGCCGCGGTGACCTGGTGGGTCGTGGGACGGGCCCTGCGGCCCGTCGCGCGAATCCGGGCGGACGTCGACGACATCACGGGCGACCGCCTCGACCGCCGCATCGCGGAACCCCTGAGCCGCGACGAGATCGCCGCGCTCGCGGTCACCATGAACCGCATGCTGGACCGCCTCGATGCTGCGGCGACGGCGCAGCGACGCTTCGTCTCGGACGCCTCGCACGAGCTCCGCTCCCCGCTCGCGACGATCCGGCAACACGGCGAGCTGGCGCGCGCGCACCCCGAGGCGACGTCGCTCGACGACCTCGCCGAGGTCGTCGTCGCGGAGGGCGTGCGAATGCAGGAGCTCGTCGACGCGCTGCTGCTGCTGGCCCGACTCGACGAGCACGCACCGCAGCGACGCACGAGCGTCGACCTGGACGACCTCGCTCTGGCCGAGGTGTCGCGTCTGCGCTCCGGTGGTGCGGGCGCGTCGTTCACGCTCGAGGTCGACGGGTCCGGCATCGCAGCTGCACGCGTCACGGGCGACCCGGCGATGCTCGCCCGGCTCGTACGCAACCTCGCCGACAACGCCGCGCGCCACGCCCGCTCGCGGGTCCGCGTCAGCACCACGGTGAGCGGAGACGGCCGGTGGGGCGTCCTGCACATCGACGACGACGGGTCCGGGGTGCCGGCGGGCGAGCGCGACCGGGTGTTCGAGCGGTTCGTGCGGCTCGACGAGGCGCGCGCGCGGGATGCCGGCGGCAGCGGCCTCGGCCTGGCCATCGTGCGCGGCATCGCCGAGGCCGGCGGCGGGTCGGTCACCGTGTCGGACTCACCACTGGGCGGTGCGCGCTTCACCGTCACCCTGCCCGCCGGCGAGTGA
- a CDS encoding PepSY domain-containing protein gives MNDNDTTASTPQPSSEGTTTGTPETTPAAASAAPTVGHDATPTAGAKPRRRGRTALVAGAAVVAAALLAGGGVAVGAAIADEDDDDDRATSVVSSEGDRGAASDDALPADAGAASADDLVRVVDAAVATAPGEVVAIKAERDGTWDVTVIGADRGETEVTVTADGTATVRSTEAADADATDPQNVLDEATLRMMVEAALAQADGRILSIDADDDGRSPFEVSIATADRGVVEVTLDADGAVLATETDD, from the coding sequence ATGAACGACAACGACACCACCGCCTCGACCCCCCAGCCTTCGTCCGAGGGCACGACCACGGGCACGCCCGAGACCACGCCGGCCGCCGCTTCGGCAGCGCCGACGGTGGGTCACGACGCCACGCCGACCGCCGGCGCGAAACCGCGTCGCCGCGGACGCACCGCACTCGTCGCCGGCGCCGCCGTCGTCGCCGCCGCCCTCCTCGCCGGTGGCGGAGTTGCGGTGGGTGCGGCGATCGCCGACGAGGACGACGATGACGACCGCGCGACGAGCGTCGTCTCGAGCGAGGGCGACCGCGGCGCGGCATCCGACGACGCACTCCCCGCCGATGCGGGGGCGGCGTCGGCCGACGACCTCGTGCGGGTTGTCGACGCGGCGGTGGCTACCGCACCCGGCGAGGTCGTCGCGATCAAAGCCGAGCGCGACGGCACCTGGGACGTCACGGTGATCGGCGCCGACCGCGGTGAGACCGAGGTGACGGTGACGGCCGACGGCACGGCGACGGTGCGTTCAACCGAGGCAGCCGATGCCGACGCGACCGACCCGCAGAACGTGCTCGACGAGGCGACGCTGCGCATGATGGTCGAGGCGGCGCTGGCTCAGGCCGATGGCCGCATCCTCTCGATCGACGCCGACGACGACGGCCGTTCTCCCTTCGAGGTGTCGATCGCGACCGCCGACCGCGGCGTGGTCGAGGTCACCCTCGACGCGGACGGCGCGGTCCTGGCCACGGAGACCGACGACTGA
- a CDS encoding MarR family winged helix-turn-helix transcriptional regulator, producing the protein MPEPDRPEGGLGDAVRGLQDAMHGATIAIARAMGLNATDASALEHISYAQGQIGPTELGARLGISASSATEVVQRLVDSGHLERHRDERDRRRYVLVPTGAATDEVRTHLIPLRQRLDELEASFTASERTAIARYLCGAADVFRDATRNAPER; encoded by the coding sequence ATGCCCGAGCCCGACCGCCCTGAAGGGGGCCTTGGCGACGCCGTCCGCGGCCTGCAGGACGCGATGCACGGGGCGACGATCGCGATCGCGCGGGCCATGGGGCTCAACGCCACCGACGCGAGCGCACTCGAGCACATCTCGTACGCGCAGGGGCAGATCGGTCCGACGGAACTCGGTGCTCGCCTGGGTATCTCGGCGTCCTCCGCGACCGAAGTGGTGCAGCGTCTCGTCGACTCCGGACACCTCGAGCGCCACCGCGACGAGCGCGACCGCCGGCGCTACGTCCTGGTGCCCACGGGCGCCGCGACCGACGAGGTGCGCACGCACCTGATCCCGCTGCGCCAGCGTCTCGATGAGCTCGAAGCATCGTTCACGGCGAGCGAGCGAACGGCCATCGCGAGGTACCTCTGTGGCGCCGCGGACGTGTTCCGCGACGCCACTCGGAATGCACCGGAGCGCTGA
- a CDS encoding alpha/beta hydrolase: MTEHAAPDIDTARTTPDDTGMTAPAGRRRPSRTVRTIRIAGISLLGLIAAAVIAFLVWANITFSATEAGLAAARADDRIAIRVDGDLVVMEPTGDPSPELQDQGLVFLAGAKVDPEAYVPTFREAVAEGLTVVIVRPILNMAIIEGRDFSTFTAAAPDVTTWAVGGHSQGGVRACTYAERDDVTGLVLLGSYCSLGDLSDRDDLSAIAITGSRDGLLKRDAADASRELMPAHTEYVELDGVNHAQFGDYGPQPGDKDADVSDDEARAKISAAILDFFARS; encoded by the coding sequence ATGACCGAGCACGCCGCCCCCGACATCGACACCGCCCGCACCACACCCGACGACACCGGCATGACCGCCCCGGCGGGACGCCGCCGCCCCTCCCGCACGGTACGCACGATCCGCATCGCGGGCATCAGCCTGCTCGGACTCATCGCCGCCGCCGTCATCGCGTTCCTCGTGTGGGCGAACATCACCTTCTCGGCCACCGAGGCGGGGCTCGCCGCCGCGCGCGCCGACGACCGCATCGCCATCCGCGTCGACGGCGACCTCGTCGTCATGGAGCCCACGGGCGACCCGAGCCCCGAGCTCCAGGACCAGGGCCTGGTGTTCCTCGCCGGCGCGAAGGTCGATCCCGAGGCCTACGTGCCGACGTTCCGCGAGGCGGTCGCCGAGGGTCTGACCGTCGTCATCGTCCGCCCGATCCTCAACATGGCCATCATCGAGGGGCGCGACTTCTCCACCTTCACGGCGGCAGCCCCCGATGTGACGACCTGGGCGGTCGGCGGCCACAGCCAGGGCGGGGTGCGCGCCTGCACCTACGCTGAACGGGATGACGTCACCGGCCTCGTCCTGCTCGGGTCGTACTGCTCGCTGGGCGATCTCAGCGACCGTGACGACCTGTCGGCGATCGCGATCACCGGCTCGCGCGACGGCCTCCTCAAGCGCGACGCGGCCGACGCCTCGCGCGAGCTGATGCCGGCGCACACCGAGTACGTCGAGCTCGACGGCGTCAACCACGCGCAGTTCGGCGACTATGGACCGCAGCCGGGCGACAAGGACGCCGACGTCTCGGATGACGAGGCACGGGCGAAGATCTCGGCGGCGATCCTCGACTTCTTCGCGCGCTCATGA
- a CDS encoding COX15/CtaA family protein, protein MTERPKTGDSGAPSRVRRLWFRLPTGPSRALHGLAWASLVANILIIGTGGAVRLTGSGLGCPTWPLCTPESLVSTPEMGIHGVIEFANRTLTGVLGLIAVAVVLAVIRWRRDRPDLFDLAVVVAGGILLQALIGGITVLTGLNPFVVGLHYVISTLLVCVCTVFLFRLRPAADAPQQQVRMSRLLRPVAAAIAVLAGVTTVLGVLTTGAGPHSGDAAAVRSGFDATVLQHLHATPSYLLLGLTVLIVAVTVALRHPARGAAVAVVAVEACQIAVGLFQARNGLPPLAVGAHMVLAAVLAASVTWMLCTVWATTRVSRDRAA, encoded by the coding sequence ATGACCGAGCGCCCGAAGACCGGCGACTCCGGTGCGCCATCGCGGGTTCGACGACTGTGGTTCCGGCTGCCCACGGGCCCGAGCCGGGCGCTGCACGGGCTCGCGTGGGCCTCGCTCGTCGCCAACATCCTGATCATCGGGACGGGCGGCGCCGTGCGCCTGACCGGGTCGGGCCTCGGCTGCCCGACCTGGCCGCTGTGCACCCCCGAGTCGCTCGTCAGCACGCCAGAGATGGGCATTCACGGCGTCATCGAGTTCGCCAACCGCACCCTGACGGGCGTGCTCGGCCTCATCGCGGTCGCCGTGGTGCTCGCCGTCATCCGCTGGCGCCGTGACCGTCCCGACCTGTTCGACCTGGCCGTCGTCGTGGCGGGCGGCATCCTGTTGCAGGCCCTCATCGGCGGGATCACGGTGCTCACGGGTCTGAACCCGTTCGTCGTCGGCCTCCACTACGTGATCTCGACGCTGCTCGTCTGCGTGTGCACGGTGTTCCTGTTCCGACTGCGACCCGCCGCTGACGCGCCGCAGCAGCAGGTCCGGATGTCGCGGCTGCTGCGTCCGGTGGCCGCCGCGATCGCTGTGCTCGCGGGCGTCACAACCGTGCTCGGCGTGCTGACGACCGGTGCCGGCCCGCACTCGGGCGACGCGGCCGCGGTCCGCAGCGGCTTCGACGCGACGGTGCTGCAGCACCTGCACGCCACCCCGAGCTACCTGTTGCTCGGTCTGACGGTGCTCATCGTGGCCGTCACGGTGGCGCTGCGGCATCCGGCTCGGGGCGCGGCCGTCGCGGTGGTGGCGGTCGAGGCGTGCCAGATCGCCGTCGGACTGTTCCAGGCGCGCAACGGCCTGCCGCCGCTGGCCGTCGGGGCGCACATGGTGCTCGCGGCGGTGCTTGCCGCGAGCGTCACGTGGATGCTGTGCACGGTGTGGGCGACGACGCGGGTCAGCCGCGATCGTGCAGCGTGA
- a CDS encoding VOC family protein, with translation MPVTGPDFISLQVRDIERSAHFYEQHLGLSRRPGPPHAVVFDTQPVPVAVRERVAGFDLDGTPDPSGGVAVWMLDSDARERYEAFVAAGIHIAAEPVEGPFGFTFAFVDPDGYRITLHDRG, from the coding sequence ATGCCCGTCACCGGTCCCGACTTCATCTCGCTGCAGGTTCGCGACATCGAACGATCAGCGCACTTCTACGAGCAGCACCTCGGCCTGTCGCGGCGGCCCGGTCCGCCCCACGCGGTCGTCTTCGACACTCAGCCCGTCCCGGTGGCGGTGCGCGAGCGGGTGGCGGGCTTCGACCTGGACGGCACCCCCGACCCGAGCGGCGGGGTCGCCGTCTGGATGCTCGACAGCGACGCCCGCGAGCGGTACGAGGCCTTCGTCGCAGCCGGCATCCACATTGCGGCCGAACCGGTGGAGGGCCCGTTCGGCTTCACCTTCGCCTTCGTCGACCCGGACGGCTACCGCATCACGCTGCACGATCGCGGCTGA
- a CDS encoding MarR family winged helix-turn-helix transcriptional regulator: MRSASDGIDLDTAVGYRLKEAASAYHAAMERALRPSGLTITQYATLEILAQRPGLSSAELARATFVTRQSMGAVLQALAGEGLIDRADEAPHGRALPVDLTAAGRERLRRASTAVRSVEDHMLAAIDPGQTEPLRRSLDHATRALRDYSPPGDED, translated from the coding sequence ATGCGTTCTGCGAGCGATGGAATCGACCTCGACACGGCGGTCGGCTACCGCCTGAAAGAGGCGGCCAGCGCCTACCACGCGGCGATGGAACGGGCGCTTCGACCGTCCGGGCTGACCATCACGCAGTACGCGACCCTCGAGATCCTCGCCCAGCGGCCCGGGCTGTCGAGTGCCGAGCTCGCGCGCGCGACCTTCGTCACCCGGCAGTCGATGGGCGCCGTCCTGCAGGCGCTCGCAGGCGAGGGGCTGATCGACCGAGCCGACGAGGCCCCCCACGGCCGCGCGCTGCCGGTCGATCTCACCGCGGCGGGCCGGGAACGGCTGAGGCGGGCGAGCACCGCGGTGCGCAGCGTCGAGGACCATATGCTCGCAGCGATCGACCCCGGCCAGACCGAGCCGCTGCGCCGATCGCTCGACCATGCGACGCGCGCGCTGCGCGATTACTCGCCGCCCGGCGACGAGGACTGA
- a CDS encoding alpha/beta fold hydrolase, protein MPYITTADGTQIYYTDLGEGRPVILSHGWPLSSDAWQVELKLLADNGYRAIAHDRRGHGRSSQPWNGNDMDTYAADLAALVDALELDDLSLIGHSTGGGEVVRFAAQHGNGRVRKVITAGAVPPVMVQSASNPEGTPIEVFDGIRAGVLADRSQFYLDLTETFFGANRPGAQVSQGAKYDFWRQGMLVGLKGAYDCIKAFSETDFTEDLRALDVPILIAHGDDDQIVPIAAAAEKSIELVSKGTLKVYAGAPHGIYGDYQRELGQDILAFLAE, encoded by the coding sequence ATGCCCTACATCACCACCGCCGATGGCACCCAGATCTACTACACCGACCTCGGCGAGGGACGCCCCGTGATCCTCAGCCACGGCTGGCCGCTGAGCTCGGACGCCTGGCAGGTCGAGCTGAAGCTCCTGGCCGACAACGGCTACCGTGCGATCGCCCACGACCGCCGGGGCCATGGCCGGTCGTCGCAGCCGTGGAACGGCAACGACATGGACACCTATGCGGCAGACCTCGCGGCACTCGTCGACGCCCTCGAGCTCGACGACCTCTCGCTCATCGGACACTCGACCGGTGGTGGCGAGGTCGTGCGGTTCGCCGCGCAGCACGGAAACGGCCGGGTGCGCAAGGTGATCACGGCGGGTGCCGTGCCCCCGGTCATGGTCCAGTCGGCGTCGAACCCCGAGGGGACGCCGATCGAGGTGTTCGACGGCATCCGCGCGGGCGTGCTGGCCGATCGTTCTCAGTTCTACCTCGACCTCACCGAGACGTTCTTCGGCGCGAACCGTCCGGGCGCGCAGGTGTCGCAGGGAGCGAAGTACGACTTCTGGCGTCAGGGCATGCTCGTGGGGCTCAAGGGCGCATACGACTGCATCAAGGCGTTCTCCGAGACCGACTTCACCGAGGACCTGCGCGCTCTCGACGTGCCGATCCTCATCGCGCACGGCGACGACGACCAGATCGTGCCGATCGCCGCGGCGGCGGAGAAGAGCATCGAGCTCGTCAGCAAGGGCACCCTGAAGGTGTACGCGGGCGCTCCGCACGGCATCTACGGCGACTACCAGCGAGAGCTGGGACAGGACATCCTCGCGTTCCTCGCCGAGTGA
- a CDS encoding helix-turn-helix transcriptional regulator yields MTTPLSAAVPPHLAQLGGYLRARRNITQPEDVGLERLPGRRVPGLRRDEVATLAGISAEYYLRLEQGRGARPSDQVLASIARVFGLDGEARGYMLRLASGMPPAPPLAPGAAGEQIARVLAKWTHTPAYMSDAHRDIVAANPLAAVFGGGGLAAGNNQIASLFTEQNKTAIVEWEDMARAAVATLRRDAHPASPRLRQLVAQLSADPDFARMWARHDVSEREDACFHIAVEGIGVLEVEAQNFGVRSLPGYQLTVLSGAPGSVTETVFGRLAAALTLGGTTGASQEAAPSL; encoded by the coding sequence GTGACCACTCCACTATCGGCGGCGGTGCCCCCGCACCTGGCCCAGCTGGGCGGATACCTGCGGGCGCGGCGGAACATCACCCAACCCGAGGACGTCGGACTCGAGCGGCTGCCCGGTCGCAGGGTGCCTGGTCTGCGCCGAGACGAGGTCGCCACCCTCGCCGGCATCAGCGCGGAGTACTACCTGCGGCTGGAGCAGGGCCGTGGTGCCCGTCCGTCCGACCAGGTGCTCGCGTCGATCGCCCGCGTCTTCGGGCTCGACGGCGAGGCTCGCGGCTACATGCTGCGGCTCGCGAGCGGGATGCCGCCCGCCCCGCCGCTCGCCCCCGGTGCGGCGGGGGAGCAGATCGCCCGGGTGCTCGCGAAGTGGACGCACACGCCGGCCTACATGTCTGACGCGCACCGCGACATCGTCGCGGCCAACCCGCTGGCCGCGGTGTTCGGCGGCGGCGGGCTCGCCGCCGGCAACAATCAGATCGCGAGCCTGTTCACCGAGCAGAACAAGACGGCCATCGTGGAGTGGGAGGACATGGCGCGCGCGGCGGTCGCGACGCTGCGCCGCGACGCCCACCCGGCATCGCCGCGTCTCCGACAGCTGGTCGCCCAGCTGTCGGCCGATCCCGACTTCGCGCGGATGTGGGCACGTCACGACGTCTCGGAACGAGAGGACGCCTGCTTCCACATCGCGGTCGAGGGCATCGGCGTGCTCGAGGTCGAGGCGCAGAACTTCGGCGTGCGCAGCCTGCCGGGCTATCAGCTCACCGTGCTGTCGGGAGCACCGGGCAGCGTCACCGAGACGGTGTTCGGTCGTCTTGCCGCGGCTCTCACGCTGGGTGGTACAACGGGGGCCTCTCAGGAGGCGGCTCCTTCTCTCTAG
- a CDS encoding TetR/AcrR family transcriptional regulator, protein MSRTRAFDENAALDAAIELFWVRGYRAASVSDLSAATGLANGSLYQAWGSKWELFLAAFRRYCARRLELVRGAVEARPGDVAATATGFLDAIVADCTGQPDRRGCLMINTMAELGSSAEVAQISNETVSNMDRAVADGLARASGLEVRHPEVVSSAAHLVAVSQAVIQFSRIGRDESDIRVVTRHAAAGVARSLAAAA, encoded by the coding sequence ATGTCCCGAACCCGCGCCTTCGATGAGAACGCCGCCCTGGATGCCGCCATCGAGTTGTTCTGGGTGCGCGGCTACCGGGCGGCCTCGGTGAGCGACCTGTCGGCGGCGACCGGTCTGGCCAACGGCAGCCTGTACCAGGCGTGGGGCAGCAAGTGGGAGCTCTTCCTCGCGGCCTTCCGCCGCTACTGCGCGCGTCGCCTCGAGCTGGTCCGCGGGGCTGTCGAGGCGCGACCCGGGGATGTCGCAGCCACGGCGACCGGATTCCTCGATGCCATCGTCGCCGACTGCACCGGGCAGCCCGACCGGCGCGGCTGCCTGATGATCAACACGATGGCCGAGCTCGGCTCGTCTGCCGAGGTGGCGCAGATCAGCAACGAGACCGTGTCGAACATGGACCGCGCGGTCGCCGATGGCCTCGCCCGGGCGAGCGGCTTGGAGGTGCGGCATCCCGAGGTCGTGTCGTCGGCCGCGCACCTCGTGGCGGTCTCGCAGGCGGTGATCCAGTTCTCGCGCATCGGGCGAGACGAGAGCGACATCCGCGTCGTCACACGGCATGCCGCAGCGGGGGTCGCGCGCAGCCTCGCCGCGGCCGCCTGA
- a CDS encoding TetR/AcrR family transcriptional regulator: protein MSPRSSILSTADVRRPIVAKAALREFARGGYHGATVADVAREAKISPAYVFKLFPRKETVFVAALDECFVQILEALAEGADAADAQTSDGVLDAMGAAYAGLIRDRDLLMLQVHAQSVADIPEIGEALRSGLARVTEFVKERSGAADDDVQRFIAYGQLCHLLVTARVEDVPASWARILSHGIRHPE, encoded by the coding sequence ATGTCACCTCGCAGCTCCATCCTCTCGACCGCGGACGTCCGCCGCCCGATCGTCGCGAAAGCGGCGCTGCGCGAGTTCGCCCGCGGGGGATACCACGGCGCCACGGTCGCCGATGTCGCCCGCGAGGCGAAGATCTCACCTGCCTACGTCTTCAAGCTCTTCCCCCGGAAAGAGACCGTCTTCGTCGCGGCGCTCGACGAGTGCTTCGTCCAGATCCTCGAAGCGCTGGCCGAAGGCGCGGATGCCGCGGACGCGCAGACGTCGGACGGCGTGCTCGATGCGATGGGGGCGGCGTATGCCGGCCTCATCCGTGACCGCGACCTGCTGATGCTGCAGGTCCATGCGCAGTCGGTCGCCGACATCCCCGAGATCGGCGAGGCACTGCGTTCGGGTCTGGCCCGTGTCACGGAGTTCGTGAAAGAGCGCTCCGGCGCCGCCGACGACGACGTCCAGCGCTTCATCGCCTACGGCCAGCTGTGCCACCTGCTCGTGACCGCGCGCGTCGAAGACGTGCCGGCCAGCTGGGCCCGAATCCTGTCCCACGGCATCCGCCATCCCGAGTGA